The Methylomusa anaerophila genome has a segment encoding these proteins:
- a CDS encoding alpha/beta fold hydrolase, with translation MPYIQVEEGVRIFVEDLNLCSEQTVLFIHGWPANHKMFEYQFNQLPKCDIRCIGMDIRGFGKSDKPWHGYCYNTLADDVRCVIEAFGLENITLLGFSVGGAIATRYMARHSGYGVAKLALASSATPLFTRRQDYPFAIPVAEVNKLISQTYTDRPKMISDFGDTFFASSLSCEFKNWFNGLGLEASGHATASLAISLRDEDLRRDARQIRIPTAIFHGVHDQIVPFPSAEETHRYIRNSILIPFEFSGHGLVIDERDKFNYCLAEFVNT, from the coding sequence ATGCCTTACATTCAGGTAGAAGAAGGGGTCAGGATTTTTGTAGAAGACTTAAACCTCTGCTCGGAACAGACCGTTCTTTTCATCCATGGTTGGCCAGCAAACCATAAGATGTTTGAATATCAATTCAATCAGCTTCCCAAGTGTGATATTAGATGTATTGGTATGGATATAAGAGGCTTTGGCAAGTCTGATAAACCATGGCACGGGTACTGCTACAACACGCTGGCGGACGATGTACGCTGCGTTATTGAAGCCTTTGGTCTTGAAAACATAACCCTTCTCGGGTTTTCAGTGGGAGGAGCAATCGCCACGAGATATATGGCCCGTCACTCAGGGTACGGCGTCGCAAAGCTCGCCCTTGCATCATCTGCAACCCCCCTGTTTACCCGGCGCCAAGACTATCCTTTTGCAATTCCCGTTGCAGAGGTCAACAAACTTATAAGTCAAACCTATACGGATCGCCCCAAAATGATAAGTGATTTCGGTGATACATTTTTTGCCAGCAGCCTTAGCTGCGAATTTAAAAATTGGTTCAACGGACTCGGGCTGGAAGCATCCGGTCACGCAACTGCCAGTTTGGCAATTTCCCTTCGTGATGAGGATTTAAGGCGCGATGCACGGCAGATACGCATTCCGACAGCTATATTTCACGGTGTTCATGACCAAATAGTCCCGTTCCCAAGCGCTGAGGAAACGCATCGCTACATTAGAAATTCTATATTAATTCCCTTTGAATTCAGCGGACATGGCCTGGTCATCGATGAGCGGGATAAATTTAACTATTGCCTTGCCGAGTTTGTGAACACCTAA
- a CDS encoding pyridoxamine 5'-phosphate oxidase family protein, translating into MNEVLKFLQDCGVFYVATVDGNLPKVRPFGFIMEHEGKLCFSTSNQKPVYAQLMTNPNIEISATTKDGRWVRLSGKAVFCTTKEAKAKALELVPMLKGMYSVEDTIFEIFYLENAVANFFSMSGEHKTINL; encoded by the coding sequence ATGAATGAAGTATTGAAATTTCTTCAAGACTGTGGAGTATTCTATGTTGCTACTGTTGATGGCAACCTGCCAAAAGTTCGTCCATTCGGCTTCATAATGGAGCATGAAGGCAAGCTTTGCTTTTCAACCAGCAACCAAAAACCAGTTTATGCACAGCTAATGACCAATCCAAATATTGAAATTTCCGCGACAACGAAAGACGGGAGATGGGTGCGTCTAAGCGGTAAAGCCGTATTCTGCACTACAAAAGAAGCCAAAGCTAAGGCACTGGAGCTTGTACCGATGCTAAAGGGCATGTATTCTGTAGAAGATACGATTTTTGAAATTTTCTATCTTGAGAATGCCGTTGCAAACTTTTTCTCAATGAGTGGCGAACATAAGACTATTAATCTTTAG
- a CDS encoding L,D-transpeptidase family protein, with product MARFWRIIIKPRSYFAIVSLLIITLFIGILSLDYWDELELAAIPDQPSAAPTGSISIVIKIPARILELHSDGKLYKKYRIAVGKSSTPTPIGDWTVIWKSYRSGDIMGTRILALNIPWGGGGYGIHGTSQPWSIGQFISHGCIRLRNKDIEELYEWVPVGTPVRIEDQRAYIRRALKYGITGADVVQLQRKLRDLGYLESGADGFFSRETETALKRFQHDKGLNPTGIADRKTLDLLGL from the coding sequence GTGGCCAGATTCTGGAGGATTATAATTAAGCCCCGAAGTTATTTCGCCATTGTATCGTTACTTATAATTACCTTGTTTATCGGTATTTTGAGCCTCGACTACTGGGATGAACTGGAGCTAGCGGCTATTCCCGATCAACCGTCAGCCGCCCCTACGGGCAGTATATCCATTGTTATTAAGATTCCAGCCCGAATTTTGGAACTGCACAGTGACGGGAAACTATACAAAAAGTATCGTATCGCGGTCGGCAAAAGCAGCACTCCTACGCCCATCGGCGATTGGACGGTGATTTGGAAATCCTACAGATCAGGAGATATCATGGGTACCCGCATCCTGGCCCTGAATATCCCCTGGGGCGGAGGCGGCTACGGCATCCATGGGACTAGTCAGCCGTGGAGCATAGGCCAGTTTATCAGCCATGGCTGCATTCGCTTGCGCAACAAAGATATCGAAGAACTCTATGAATGGGTGCCGGTGGGGACGCCGGTGCGTATCGAAGACCAGAGAGCTTATATCCGGCGGGCTCTCAAGTATGGGATTACAGGCGCGGATGTGGTCCAACTGCAAAGAAAATTAAGAGATTTAGGCTATTTGGAAAGTGGCGCCGACGGTTTCTTTAGTCGGGAAACGGAAACGGCACTAAAACGATTCCAGCATGATAAGGGGCTTAATCCTACCGGTATCGCCGACCGGAAAACCCTGGACCTTTTGGGACTTTAG
- the panC gene encoding pantoate--beta-alanine ligase has translation MTVIEKVAEMRAFITQARKQGKTIGFIPTMGALHEGHLTLMQEAKKCSDVVVASIFVNPTQFGPNEDYDAYPRTWPEDLEACSAVGVDVVFRPSVKEMYPNGWGTWVTVAGITDKLCGKSRPNHFRGVTTVVAKLFNIVQPDKAFFGQKDAQQVVVLTRMAQDLNMPVEIVMVPIVREPDGVAKSSRNSYLTAAERKSAPILYKSLCAAQQLVSQGEQSVQNIVAAVVRSIKSEPMATIDYVEIHSFPQLEEMAGLNQEALLAVAAKFGATRLIDNIILKPGERG, from the coding sequence ATAACGGTGATTGAAAAAGTTGCCGAAATGCGTGCCTTCATAACCCAGGCCAGAAAACAGGGAAAAACAATCGGGTTTATTCCCACAATGGGGGCGCTGCATGAAGGACATCTGACATTGATGCAGGAAGCCAAAAAATGCAGCGATGTGGTAGTTGCCAGCATATTCGTCAATCCAACCCAGTTTGGTCCCAACGAAGATTATGACGCTTACCCGCGTACCTGGCCGGAGGATTTGGAAGCATGTTCTGCCGTCGGGGTTGATGTCGTATTTCGTCCAAGCGTTAAAGAAATGTATCCCAACGGTTGGGGAACCTGGGTGACAGTAGCGGGGATAACTGATAAGCTTTGCGGTAAATCCCGTCCCAACCACTTTCGGGGGGTAACCACGGTGGTTGCCAAACTATTTAATATTGTTCAACCGGACAAGGCATTCTTTGGCCAAAAAGACGCCCAGCAGGTAGTCGTGCTAACCAGAATGGCACAGGATTTGAACATGCCGGTTGAGATTGTCATGGTCCCTATTGTACGGGAACCGGACGGGGTGGCGAAAAGTTCCCGTAACTCATACCTGACTGCCGCCGAGCGTAAGTCCGCGCCGATTCTGTATAAGAGCTTGTGTGCAGCGCAGCAGCTGGTGAGCCAGGGCGAGCAAAGCGTACAAAATATTGTTGCCGCGGTAGTCCGGTCCATAAAATCGGAGCCTATGGCAACCATTGATTACGTGGAAATCCACTCTTTTCCCCAATTGGAAGAAATGGCCGGGTTAAATCAGGAAGCATTGCTGGCGGTAGCAGCCAAGTTCGGCGCGACAAGACTGATTGATAATATTATTTTAAAACCCGGGGAAAGAGGATAA
- the panD gene encoding aspartate 1-decarboxylase has protein sequence MLLTMMKSKIHRATVTEANLNYMGSITIDSALMRAARIFPGEKVQVVNNNNGARLETYVIGGEENSGVICLNGAAARLVQAGDNVIIITYALASPEEAASWQPIVVMVDEKNRIRECRSSEQHGDAG, from the coding sequence ATGCTGCTTACGATGATGAAATCAAAAATTCACCGCGCCACCGTTACCGAAGCCAATCTGAATTATATGGGGAGCATTACGATTGACAGCGCCTTGATGAGGGCAGCCCGAATTTTCCCGGGAGAAAAGGTCCAGGTGGTAAATAACAATAATGGTGCTCGCCTGGAGACCTACGTCATCGGGGGGGAAGAAAATTCCGGCGTCATTTGTTTGAATGGAGCTGCCGCCAGACTGGTTCAGGCCGGGGACAACGTTATTATTATTACTTACGCCTTGGCCAGCCCGGAAGAAGCGGCGAGCTGGCAGCCGATTGTGGTAATGGTTGATGAGAAAAACAGAATAAGAGAATGCAGAAGCAGCGAACAACATGGGGATGCTGGTTGA
- the panB gene encoding 3-methyl-2-oxobutanoate hydroxymethyltransferase produces MMEQQRITTSTIKQKKDKQMPITMLTAYDYTMAKIIDGAGIDMLLVGDSLGNVVLGYESTLPVTMDEMIHHVKAVSRGAKRAMIVADMPFMSYQVSAAEALRNAGRFLKETAAQAVKIEGGQEMVAAIKSLVQAGIPVMGHLGLTPQSVHQLGGYKVQGKSEQAAKKLLEDAKALETGGVFALVLECVPSPLARIITESAGIPTIGIGAGPYCDGQVLVINDLLGINPGNTPKFVKQYANLHEHIAAAVTAYKKDVNERVFPGPEHSFTLDDIVLRKL; encoded by the coding sequence TTGATGGAGCAGCAACGCATAACGACTTCAACAATCAAACAGAAGAAAGATAAACAAATGCCCATTACCATGCTTACGGCTTATGATTACACTATGGCCAAAATTATCGACGGAGCAGGCATTGATATGCTGTTAGTCGGCGATTCTTTAGGAAATGTAGTGCTTGGCTACGAATCTACCTTGCCGGTAACGATGGATGAGATGATACATCATGTCAAGGCTGTCAGCCGGGGGGCGAAAAGGGCGATGATAGTTGCGGACATGCCCTTTATGTCCTACCAGGTGTCAGCGGCGGAAGCTTTGCGTAATGCGGGGCGGTTTCTGAAAGAAACGGCAGCCCAGGCTGTCAAGATTGAAGGGGGCCAGGAAATGGTTGCGGCTATTAAAAGCCTGGTTCAAGCGGGTATTCCCGTGATGGGCCATCTTGGGCTTACGCCTCAATCGGTTCACCAACTGGGGGGGTATAAGGTTCAGGGGAAAAGTGAACAAGCGGCGAAAAAACTTCTGGAAGATGCCAAGGCGTTAGAAACCGGTGGCGTGTTTGCGTTGGTTCTGGAATGTGTTCCCTCGCCTCTGGCCCGGATAATAACCGAGTCGGCGGGTATTCCCACAATCGGGATTGGGGCCGGACCGTACTGTGACGGGCAAGTACTGGTAATAAATGATCTATTGGGCATAAATCCCGGTAATACGCCTAAATTTGTAAAACAATATGCAAACTTGCATGAGCATATTGCCGCTGCTGTCACGGCCTATAAAAAGGACGTTAACGAACGTGTTTTTCCCGGCCCTGAGCATAGCTTTACCCTGGATGATATTGTGTTGCGGAAGTTATAG
- a CDS encoding phenylacetate--CoA ligase family protein yields MWNPEVETMSRPAVEELQRRRLQDVVSRAYDNVAFYRRRMEAKGVTPRDIRSPADLSKLPFTTKQDMRNTYPYGLLAVPVKNIRRFHSSSGTTGKPTAVAYTDSDLAVWAEVLARTLSAGGLKRGSVFQVAVNYGLFTGGLGMHYAAEKVGASVIPASSGNTARQIMLMQDFGTTAMVSTPSYALHLAEAMETMGVRPQDLALSSIFCGAEAWSDGMRREIEASFGVKAYDVYGLSEIIGPGVSCDCHVQDGLHIQEDHFYPEVIDPETGEILPDGEIGELVLTTLTKEGMPMLRYRTRDLTALDRTPCPCGRTQIRMKRVVGRSDDMLIIRGVNIFPSQVESVLLGMGTTAPHYQLIVDREGNLDTLTVMVEMTGDLAGSLNGSADKLEKKIQGELKSVLGLKAVVRLVEPRTIARSEGKAKRVIDKRVI; encoded by the coding sequence ATGTGGAACCCGGAAGTTGAAACCATGAGCCGCCCGGCAGTGGAGGAGTTGCAGCGCCGGCGTCTGCAGGATGTTGTTTCCCGGGCCTATGATAATGTTGCTTTTTACCGCCGGCGAATGGAGGCCAAAGGCGTAACTCCCCGGGACATCCGGTCCCCGGCTGATCTAAGTAAACTGCCTTTTACCACCAAACAGGATATGCGCAATACTTATCCTTACGGCTTATTGGCCGTTCCCGTAAAAAATATTCGCCGCTTCCATTCTTCCAGCGGCACAACCGGCAAGCCGACAGCGGTAGCTTACACAGATAGCGATTTGGCAGTGTGGGCGGAAGTGCTGGCACGGACATTGTCGGCCGGTGGCCTGAAGCGGGGCTCGGTCTTTCAAGTAGCCGTGAATTACGGTCTGTTTACCGGCGGTCTGGGTATGCATTACGCGGCGGAAAAGGTGGGAGCTTCGGTAATTCCGGCCTCTTCCGGCAATACCGCCCGCCAGATTATGCTGATGCAGGATTTTGGCACCACCGCCATGGTATCAACCCCGTCTTATGCCCTGCATCTGGCCGAAGCTATGGAGACAATGGGGGTAAGGCCCCAGGACCTGGCTCTTTCCTCTATTTTTTGCGGCGCAGAAGCCTGGTCGGACGGCATGCGGCGCGAAATTGAAGCCAGCTTTGGCGTCAAGGCTTATGACGTATATGGGTTAAGTGAAATTATCGGACCGGGGGTATCCTGCGATTGCCATGTTCAGGATGGGCTTCATATTCAGGAAGATCATTTTTACCCGGAAGTCATAGACCCCGAAACGGGAGAGATCCTGCCGGACGGAGAAATCGGCGAACTGGTGCTGACAACCCTGACCAAAGAGGGAATGCCCATGCTCCGCTACCGCACCCGGGACCTGACGGCGCTGGATCGTACTCCCTGTCCTTGCGGGCGTACCCAGATCCGCATGAAACGGGTGGTTGGCCGGAGTGACGACATGTTGATCATCCGGGGTGTCAACATTTTCCCATCCCAGGTGGAAAGCGTTCTCCTCGGTATGGGTACAACCGCTCCCCATTATCAGCTTATTGTGGACCGGGAAGGAAATCTGGATACCTTGACAGTAATGGTCGAAATGACCGGCGACCTGGCCGGCAGCCTTAACGGCAGCGCTGACAAACTGGAGAAAAAAATCCAGGGCGAACTGAAGTCCGTCCTGGGTTTGAAAGCAGTCGTCCGGCTGGTGGAACCCCGTACAATCGCCCGCAGTGAGGGCAAGGCCAAACGGGTCATAGATAAGCGGGTGATTTGA
- a CDS encoding tryptophan transporter, translating into MENRNGDILPTKIEAKGGRYRWATVTAMLLAIGAILRLVSPSIAGISPNWLIAMYCLAIVLYKPGKLRAAGIGLVAGALCLATSKSIFPYGNLISEVLGALACSVLATLPLKLEFGSVNIRPAVCGLAGTLVSGFTFVTVAKLALNLPMNIYLYGMLPVVLTVAAVNTIITQVLYYPVNRLLSGALAANRQDVAKIKEVGK; encoded by the coding sequence ATGGAAAATCGTAATGGTGATATTCTGCCTACGAAGATTGAAGCCAAAGGCGGGCGTTACCGGTGGGCGACAGTTACCGCCATGCTGCTGGCCATCGGGGCTATTTTGCGCTTGGTAAGCCCAAGTATAGCAGGCATATCGCCCAACTGGCTCATTGCCATGTATTGTCTGGCCATCGTGCTTTACAAACCCGGCAAGCTGCGGGCGGCGGGAATCGGCCTGGTGGCCGGGGCTCTTTGTCTGGCCACATCCAAGTCCATTTTTCCCTATGGCAATTTAATCAGCGAAGTGCTCGGCGCGCTGGCCTGTTCAGTGTTGGCGACCCTGCCGTTAAAGCTGGAGTTTGGTTCGGTTAATATCCGCCCGGCTGTATGCGGGCTGGCGGGAACACTGGTTAGCGGCTTTACCTTCGTCACAGTAGCGAAACTGGCACTGAATTTACCCATGAACATCTATCTTTACGGTATGCTGCCTGTTGTGTTGACTGTAGCCGCAGTAAATACCATTATCACCCAAGTGCTGTACTATCCGGTTAATAGGCTGCTGTCAGGAGCTTTGGCCGCAAACCGCCAGGATGTTGCGAAAATTAAGGAGGTTGGCAAATAA
- a CDS encoding aconitate hydratase, producing the protein MNKTLAAKILDAHLVSGRLVAGEEIGIRIDQTLTQDSTGTMAYLQLEAMEIPRVKTKLSVAFVDHNTLQSGFENADDHLYIQTVAAKHGIVFSKPGNGICHQVQLERFSHPGWTLLGSDSHTPTGGGIGMLAIGAGGLDVAVAMAGGAYYLTMPKICQVELTGKLPAWAAAKDIILEVLRRLTVKGGVGRIFEYTGDGLAGLTVPERATITNMGAELGATTSLFPSDATTQAFLSALGRGADWLPLTADADAVYDETVTIRLDELEPLVALPHSPDNVVPVASVAGSKVDQVAIGSCTNSSYLDLSKVAKILAGKRVHPEVSLVIAPGSRQVLGMLADSGALSSLLRSGARILECACGPCIGMGQAPKSGGVSLRTFNRNFAGRSGTPDAKVYLCSPEVAAVSALTGKLSDPRDYGHPPVIDLNTPFVGDDNLLVFPPEQGQTVEVVRGPNIKPFPVAKQPPVTLTGAVLLKVGDNITTDHIMPSHAHLLPYRSNIPHLAKYCFSGVDADFPARALAQGGGLIVAGANYGQGSSREHAALAPLYLGVKGVIAQSFARIHRANLINFGILPLIFANPGDYDKLAQSDVLTIDALHTQVQKGELITAANTASGQEIPLRLVATSREKEIILAGGLLNFTRQTGGFRFS; encoded by the coding sequence ATGAATAAAACGCTGGCAGCTAAAATCCTTGACGCGCATCTGGTCAGCGGACGTCTTGTTGCCGGTGAGGAAATCGGCATCCGTATCGACCAGACGCTGACTCAGGACTCGACCGGTACTATGGCTTATCTCCAGTTGGAAGCCATGGAAATTCCCCGGGTCAAAACCAAACTGTCTGTCGCCTTTGTAGACCACAATACCTTGCAGTCCGGGTTTGAAAATGCGGATGACCATTTATACATTCAAACTGTCGCCGCCAAACACGGCATTGTTTTTTCCAAGCCTGGCAACGGCATTTGCCATCAGGTTCAATTGGAAAGATTCAGCCACCCGGGCTGGACACTTCTGGGCTCAGACAGCCATACCCCTACCGGCGGCGGTATCGGCATGCTGGCCATTGGGGCCGGCGGCCTGGATGTGGCGGTAGCCATGGCCGGCGGCGCCTATTACCTGACCATGCCGAAAATCTGTCAGGTGGAACTCACCGGCAAACTGCCGGCCTGGGCCGCTGCCAAGGATATTATTCTTGAAGTTCTAAGACGCCTGACCGTTAAGGGCGGGGTCGGCCGCATTTTTGAATATACCGGTGACGGTCTGGCGGGACTAACCGTTCCCGAACGGGCCACCATCACCAATATGGGCGCCGAACTCGGCGCCACCACCTCCCTCTTTCCCAGCGACGCTACCACCCAGGCCTTTTTGTCCGCCCTGGGGCGCGGGGCCGATTGGCTTCCCTTGACTGCGGATGCTGATGCCGTCTATGACGAAACAGTTACCATCCGTCTGGACGAACTGGAGCCGTTGGTGGCTTTGCCCCACAGCCCGGATAATGTGGTCCCGGTGGCGAGTGTAGCCGGCAGTAAAGTCGATCAGGTGGCGATCGGCAGCTGCACCAATTCCTCGTATCTTGATCTTAGTAAAGTAGCAAAAATTTTGGCAGGAAAACGGGTTCATCCCGAGGTGTCCCTGGTCATTGCGCCCGGTTCCCGCCAGGTACTGGGCATGCTGGCTGACAGCGGCGCCCTCAGTTCCCTGTTGCGTTCCGGTGCCCGCATTCTCGAATGTGCCTGCGGTCCCTGCATCGGTATGGGGCAGGCGCCCAAGTCGGGCGGCGTATCCCTCCGGACCTTCAACCGCAACTTTGCCGGCCGGAGTGGAACCCCTGATGCCAAGGTCTACTTGTGCAGTCCGGAAGTGGCTGCTGTCAGCGCTCTGACCGGCAAGCTCTCCGACCCGCGGGATTATGGCCATCCCCCGGTTATCGACCTAAACACCCCGTTTGTCGGTGACGACAACTTACTGGTTTTCCCACCCGAACAGGGCCAAACGGTAGAAGTGGTGCGGGGACCGAATATTAAGCCTTTTCCTGTCGCCAAACAGCCGCCGGTGACCCTCACCGGCGCCGTATTGCTTAAAGTGGGCGACAATATAACCACTGACCATATCATGCCGTCTCACGCCCATTTGCTTCCTTACCGTTCCAACATACCCCATCTGGCCAAATACTGCTTTAGCGGCGTTGACGCCGATTTTCCGGCCCGGGCCTTAGCCCAGGGCGGCGGCCTTATTGTGGCCGGCGCCAACTATGGACAAGGCTCCAGTCGTGAACACGCCGCCCTGGCGCCGTTATATCTTGGCGTTAAAGGGGTAATCGCCCAATCATTCGCCCGGATTCACCGGGCCAACCTGATTAATTTCGGTATCTTGCCGCTCATTTTTGCCAACCCCGGCGACTATGACAAATTGGCTCAAAGTGATGTCCTGACCATTGATGCTCTTCATACTCAGGTGCAGAAGGGCGAACTCATCACTGCCGCGAATACCGCCTCCGGTCAGGAAATACCCCTGCGCCTTGTCGCTACTTCCCGGGAGAAGGAGATTATCCTGGCGGGCGGGCTCCTTAATTTTACCAGACAGACAGGCGGATTCCGGTTTTCATAA
- the nifV gene encoding homocitrate synthase, with the protein MKNCTGFNHLAEGKNVYIVDTTLRDGEQTAGVVFANNEKMYIAKLLDEIGVDQIEAGIPIMGGDEAEAIKTITKLGLKASIMGWNRASIKDLEASVNCGVDAVAISIPTSDIHIKYKLQSSREKVLESMVKAVEFAAKHGLYISANAEDASRSDEVFLVEFATAAKQAGANRLRYCDTVGILDPLEIHQRIKSLREKVDIDIEMHTHDDFGMASANAIAGLQAGARFIGVTVNGLGERAGNAALEEFVMALKYVLKKDITYNTSKLKETCEYVSHASGRVLPIWKAVVGANMFAHESGIHADGALKNPITYEVFDPMEIGLERQIVIGKHSGTAAIVKKYMEFGFVIDESVATHILTKVRTLAVNLKRPLFEKELMYLYEEVLKEQENQNAI; encoded by the coding sequence ATGAAGAACTGTACTGGTTTCAATCACCTCGCTGAGGGGAAAAACGTATACATTGTTGACACGACACTGCGTGATGGGGAGCAGACTGCAGGTGTGGTATTTGCCAACAACGAAAAGATGTATATTGCCAAACTTCTCGATGAAATCGGTGTGGACCAAATTGAAGCCGGCATCCCGATCATGGGCGGCGACGAAGCCGAAGCCATCAAAACGATTACCAAACTCGGCCTCAAAGCCAGCATCATGGGGTGGAACCGCGCCAGCATTAAAGACCTGGAGGCATCTGTTAACTGCGGTGTCGACGCTGTAGCCATTTCCATCCCCACTTCCGACATTCACATTAAATACAAACTGCAGTCTTCCCGGGAAAAAGTGCTGGAAAGCATGGTAAAAGCCGTTGAATTTGCCGCGAAACACGGGCTATATATATCAGCAAACGCCGAAGATGCATCCCGCAGCGATGAAGTATTTCTCGTAGAATTCGCCACAGCCGCCAAACAGGCCGGCGCCAACCGTCTGCGCTACTGCGACACGGTAGGCATCCTGGACCCGCTGGAAATCCATCAACGCATCAAGTCATTACGGGAAAAGGTCGATATTGACATTGAAATGCACACTCATGACGATTTTGGTATGGCCAGTGCCAACGCCATTGCCGGCTTGCAGGCCGGCGCCCGGTTTATCGGTGTCACGGTCAACGGTTTGGGGGAGCGGGCCGGCAATGCTGCCCTGGAAGAATTCGTCATGGCACTGAAATATGTGCTGAAAAAAGATATTACCTATAATACCTCAAAGCTCAAAGAAACCTGTGAATATGTATCCCACGCCTCCGGCCGGGTGCTGCCTATCTGGAAAGCGGTGGTAGGAGCCAATATGTTTGCCCATGAGTCGGGGATTCATGCCGACGGCGCTTTGAAGAACCCCATTACCTATGAGGTATTTGACCCGATGGAAATCGGACTGGAGCGTCAGATTGTCATCGGCAAGCATTCCGGAACGGCAGCCATTGTTAAGAAATATATGGAATTTGGCTTCGTAATTGACGAGAGCGTGGCAACCCATATCCTGACCAAGGTCCGGACGCTGGCGGTCAATTTGAAACGGCCGCTTTTCGAAAAAGAACTAATGTACTTATATGAAGAGGTCCTGAAAGAGCAGGAGAACCAGAACGCAATCTAG
- the dapB gene encoding 4-hydroxy-tetrahydrodipicolinate reductase yields MKIALIGLGTTGKIVAEYLLKEQALAMVLCRQDSPKEGKDLGEILHRPTTGIAIESTADLEEKLLRYQPDVLIDFSRPGFLSQNLAVLAKCKVNVVTAVTGYSEMETKRIKVVARNGKIGIVMAPNITYGVNVLLMMARIAAHLQMECDFEIIEENHRDKTDSPSGTAKKIATAISSTIGENGGENNPIPIHSIRSGDIIGRHKILVTGKYDQIEIAHTAFSREAYAEGAFKAAQFIHGRTGFFEMKDVYRLEKNYFKVNRSVLHYNDESFDSRSCIL; encoded by the coding sequence GTGAAAATCGCATTGATTGGATTGGGCACTACCGGTAAAATTGTTGCCGAATATTTATTGAAAGAACAGGCGCTTGCGATGGTCCTTTGCCGCCAAGACAGTCCCAAGGAGGGGAAAGACCTTGGGGAGATTCTACATAGACCAACTACCGGTATTGCCATAGAATCGACAGCGGATCTGGAAGAAAAATTACTGCGATATCAACCGGATGTATTGATCGACTTTTCCCGGCCCGGTTTTCTTAGCCAAAATCTGGCGGTACTGGCAAAGTGTAAAGTAAATGTGGTTACCGCCGTAACCGGCTACAGCGAGATGGAGACCAAACGGATTAAGGTGGTTGCCCGCAACGGAAAAATCGGCATAGTAATGGCTCCGAATATAACCTATGGTGTGAATGTCCTCTTGATGATGGCCCGGATTGCCGCTCATCTGCAAATGGAATGTGATTTTGAGATTATTGAGGAAAACCATAGAGACAAGACGGACAGTCCGTCAGGAACAGCCAAGAAAATTGCCACGGCAATATCGTCAACGATTGGCGAAAATGGCGGTGAAAACAATCCCATTCCTATTCATTCCATTCGCTCCGGGGACATTATCGGACGGCACAAGATTCTAGTTACCGGCAAGTACGATCAGATTGAGATTGCTCATACGGCATTTTCCCGCGAGGCCTATGCGGAAGGCGCATTTAAAGCGGCACAATTCATTCACGGCAGGACGGGTTTTTTCGAAATGAAAGATGTATACCGGTTAGAAAAGAACTACTTCAAAGTAAACCGGTCGGTTCTCCACTATAACGACGAATCCTTTGACTCCCGCTCCTGCATTTTGTAA
- a CDS encoding TrkA C-terminal domain-containing protein, whose amino-acid sequence MKSGTSIYRSIALDLAQRIINGEFATETKISGRTVLASHYNVSPETIRKAIALLKVKNVVAVSQGKEVTVISTENAYGFIEHYKSAESVYSLQQDVEILLRQKREIDAKLENLLIDIINYSDRLRNLSPYNPVEIEVHETSYIAGRSIAEVKLWQHTGATIVAIRRETEIIISPGPAARILPHDRIVIVGDSGVLERTIDFINHKNSF is encoded by the coding sequence ATGAAATCCGGCACTTCAATCTACCGCTCTATTGCTTTGGACCTGGCCCAAAGGATTATTAACGGCGAGTTCGCGACCGAGACAAAAATTTCCGGCAGAACCGTACTTGCCAGCCATTATAATGTTTCACCCGAAACCATCCGGAAGGCGATTGCCCTGCTAAAAGTCAAAAATGTAGTTGCGGTCTCCCAAGGGAAAGAAGTAACCGTCATTTCCACCGAGAACGCCTACGGTTTTATTGAACATTATAAAAGCGCAGAATCGGTTTATTCATTGCAGCAAGATGTGGAAATTCTCCTCCGGCAAAAGCGGGAAATTGACGCCAAGTTGGAAAACTTACTGATTGATATCATTAATTACTCCGATAGATTACGAAATCTCTCCCCCTACAATCCGGTTGAAATTGAAGTCCATGAGACCAGTTATATCGCCGGGCGGTCCATAGCCGAAGTAAAACTCTGGCAACATACCGGCGCCACTATCGTAGCTATCCGGCGCGAAACGGAAATTATCATATCGCCGGGACCTGCCGCCAGAATTCTCCCCCATGACCGTATCGTCATCGTCGGCGACAGCGGCGTACTGGAACGCACCATAGATTTTATTAACCACAAAAACTCCTTTTAA